The Bordetella sp. FB-8 genome includes a window with the following:
- the rho gene encoding transcription termination factor Rho gives MHLNELKAQHVSQLLEMAAGLEIENANRLRKQELMFAIMKRRAKQGEQIFGDGVLEVLPDGFGFLRSPDTSYLASTDDIYISPSQIRRFNLHTGDSIEGEVRVPKDGERYFALVKVDKINGVLPEAAKHRIMFENLTPLHPDRVMRLERDIKSEENLTGRIMDIFAPLGHGQRGLIVSPPKSGKTVMMQHIAHAITTNYPEAVMIVLLVDERPEEVTEMQRTVRGEVVASTFDEPATRHVQVAEMVIEKAKRLVEMKKDVVILLDSITRLARAYNTVVPASGKVLTGGVDANALQRPKRFFGAARNLEEGGSLTILGTALVETGSRMDEVIYEEFKGTGNSEVHLERRLAEKRVYPAINLNKSGTRREELLIKPELLQKVWVLRKFIHDMDEIQSMEFILDKMKATKTNAEFFDMMKR, from the coding sequence ATGCATCTGAACGAACTAAAGGCGCAGCACGTCTCGCAGCTCCTGGAAATGGCCGCAGGCCTGGAAATCGAAAACGCCAACCGCCTGCGCAAGCAGGAACTGATGTTCGCCATCATGAAGCGGCGCGCCAAGCAAGGCGAGCAGATCTTCGGCGACGGCGTGCTCGAAGTGCTGCCCGACGGCTTCGGCTTCCTGCGCTCACCCGACACCTCGTACCTGGCCAGCACCGACGACATCTACATCTCGCCCTCCCAGATCCGCCGCTTCAACCTGCATACCGGCGATTCGATCGAAGGCGAAGTGCGCGTACCCAAGGACGGCGAACGCTACTTCGCCCTGGTCAAAGTCGACAAGATCAACGGCGTGCTGCCCGAGGCGGCCAAGCACCGCATCATGTTCGAGAACCTGACGCCGCTGCACCCTGACCGCGTGATGCGCCTGGAGCGCGACATCAAGAGCGAGGAAAACCTCACCGGCCGCATCATGGACATCTTCGCCCCGCTCGGCCACGGCCAGCGCGGCCTGATCGTGTCCCCCCCCAAGTCCGGCAAGACGGTGATGATGCAGCACATTGCGCACGCCATCACCACCAACTACCCTGAAGCGGTGATGATCGTCCTGCTGGTAGACGAGCGCCCCGAGGAAGTCACCGAAATGCAGCGCACCGTGCGCGGCGAAGTGGTGGCCTCGACCTTCGACGAGCCCGCCACGCGCCACGTGCAGGTGGCCGAGATGGTCATCGAGAAAGCCAAACGCCTGGTCGAGATGAAGAAGGATGTGGTCATCCTGCTGGACTCCATCACCCGCCTGGCGCGCGCCTACAACACGGTGGTGCCGGCCTCGGGCAAAGTGCTGACCGGCGGCGTGGACGCCAACGCCCTGCAGCGCCCCAAGCGCTTTTTCGGCGCGGCGCGCAACCTGGAAGAAGGCGGTTCGCTCACGATCCTGGGCACGGCGCTGGTCGAGACCGGCAGCCGCATGGACGAAGTGATCTACGAAGAATTCAAGGGCACCGGCAACTCGGAAGTGCACCTGGAGCGCCGCCTGGCCGAAAAGCGCGTCTACCCGGCCATCAACCTGAACAAGTCGGGCACGCGCCGCGAAGAGCTGCTGATCAAGCCCGAACTGCTGCAGAAGGTGTGGGTGCTGCGCAAGTTCATCCACGACATGGACGAGATCCAGTCCATGGAATTCATCCTCGACAAGATGAAGGCGACCAAGACCAACGCCGAATTCTTCGACATGATGAAGCGCTGA
- the trxA gene encoding thioredoxin TrxA, whose translation MSDQIKHVSDASFDTDVLQSAQPVLVDYWATWCGPCKMIAPILEEVAGEYAGRLTVAKVDVDANPDTAAKYGIRGIPTLMLFKNGQAAATKVGALSKSQLTAFLNGAL comes from the coding sequence ATGAGCGACCAAATCAAACACGTCAGCGACGCCAGCTTCGACACCGACGTGCTCCAATCCGCCCAGCCCGTGCTGGTCGATTACTGGGCCACCTGGTGCGGCCCCTGCAAAATGATCGCCCCCATCCTCGAAGAGGTTGCCGGCGAATATGCTGGCCGTCTCACCGTGGCCAAGGTCGATGTCGATGCCAACCCCGACACGGCCGCCAAGTACGGCATCCGCGGCATTCCCACCCTGATGCTGTTCAAGAACGGCCAGGCCGCCGCCACCAAGGTGGGCGCCCTGTCCAAATCGCAGCTCACCGCCTTCCTGAACGGCGCGTTGTAA
- a CDS encoding DNA topoisomerase IV subunit B — MATPRYTEASIRVLKGLEPVRQRPGMYTRTENPLHIVQEVIDNAADEALAGYGKQILVTLHVDGSVSVEDDGRGIPVGLHPEEQVPVVEIVFTRLHAGGKFDKAAGGAYAFSGGLHGVGVSVTNALATRMEVTVWREGGAHRLVFRNGDVAEPLVALESVARKKTGTRVQVWPDAKYFDSPAIPLSELTHLLRSKAVLLPGVKVALRNEKTGDSKTWQYADGLRGYLAEALAGAELMIPFFEGEQYADADHETFAEGEGAQWAVAWTEDGNVTRESYVNLIPTPAGGTHESGLREGLFGAVKSFAELHGLLPKGVKLLPEDVFARASFVLSAKVLDPQFQGQIKERLNSRDAVRLVGGFCKGALDLWLNSHVEYGKKLAELAIRQAQARARSAQKVEKRKSSGVAVLPGKLTDCESSDAARTEVFLVEGDSAGGSAKMGRDKEFQAILPLRGKVLNSWEVERDRLFANNEIHDISVAIGVDPHGPDDTPDLSGLRYGRICILSDADVDGSHIQVLLLTLFYRHFPKLVEAGNIYVARPPLFRLDVPAAGKRPPRKLYCLDDEELNAAQDKLRKEGVRDGAWSISRFKGLGEMNPEQLWDTTLNPDTRRLLPVAYGSLSPTQTLAMFDMLMGKGESAQRRAWIEEKGNLAELDI, encoded by the coding sequence TTGGCCACACCGCGTTACACCGAAGCGTCCATTCGCGTACTCAAGGGTTTGGAGCCCGTGCGCCAGCGTCCGGGCATGTACACCCGCACCGAGAACCCCCTGCACATCGTGCAGGAGGTCATCGACAACGCGGCCGACGAAGCCCTGGCGGGCTACGGCAAACAGATCCTGGTCACCCTGCACGTAGACGGCAGCGTGTCCGTGGAGGACGACGGCCGCGGCATTCCGGTCGGCCTACACCCCGAAGAGCAGGTTCCGGTGGTCGAGATCGTGTTCACGCGGTTGCACGCGGGGGGCAAGTTCGACAAGGCCGCGGGGGGAGCCTATGCCTTCTCCGGTGGCCTGCACGGCGTGGGCGTATCGGTGACCAATGCCCTGGCGACCAGGATGGAAGTGACGGTCTGGCGCGAAGGCGGCGCGCATCGCCTGGTGTTTCGCAACGGCGACGTGGCTGAACCCTTGGTCGCGCTCGAGTCCGTGGCCAGGAAAAAGACCGGTACCCGCGTGCAGGTGTGGCCCGACGCCAAGTACTTCGACAGCCCGGCCATTCCGCTGAGCGAACTGACTCACCTGCTGCGCAGCAAGGCCGTGCTGTTGCCCGGCGTGAAGGTTGCGCTCAGGAACGAAAAAACGGGCGACAGCAAGACCTGGCAGTATGCCGACGGCCTGCGCGGCTACCTGGCCGAAGCCCTGGCCGGCGCCGAATTGATGATTCCCTTCTTCGAGGGCGAGCAGTACGCCGATGCCGACCACGAGACCTTCGCCGAAGGCGAGGGCGCCCAGTGGGCCGTGGCCTGGACCGAGGACGGCAACGTGACGCGCGAGTCCTATGTCAACCTGATTCCGACGCCGGCCGGTGGCACGCACGAATCGGGCCTGCGCGAAGGCCTGTTCGGCGCGGTCAAGAGCTTCGCCGAACTGCATGGACTGCTGCCCAAGGGCGTGAAGCTGCTGCCTGAAGACGTCTTTGCCCGCGCCAGCTTCGTACTTTCGGCCAAGGTGCTGGACCCGCAGTTCCAGGGGCAGATCAAGGAGCGCCTGAACAGCCGGGACGCCGTGCGCCTGGTCGGCGGCTTCTGCAAGGGTGCGCTCGACCTGTGGCTCAACAGCCACGTCGAATACGGCAAGAAGCTTGCGGAACTGGCCATCCGCCAGGCCCAGGCCCGCGCCCGCTCGGCGCAGAAGGTGGAAAAGCGCAAGAGCTCGGGCGTGGCCGTGCTGCCCGGCAAGCTCACCGACTGCGAAAGCTCGGACGCCGCTCGCACCGAGGTTTTTCTGGTCGAGGGTGACTCGGCCGGCGGCTCGGCCAAGATGGGCCGCGACAAGGAATTCCAGGCCATTCTGCCGCTGCGCGGCAAGGTGCTCAATTCCTGGGAAGTCGAACGCGACCGCCTCTTCGCCAACAACGAAATCCACGACATCTCGGTCGCCATCGGCGTCGATCCGCACGGTCCCGACGACACCCCCGACCTGTCCGGACTGCGCTACGGCCGCATCTGCATCCTGTCCGACGCCGACGTCGACGGCTCGCACATCCAGGTCCTGCTGCTCACGCTCTTCTACAGGCATTTTCCCAAGCTGGTCGAGGCCGGCAATATCTACGTCGCCCGCCCGCCCCTGTTCCGTCTGGACGTCCCCGCCGCCGGCAAGCGTCCGCCGCGCAAGCTCTACTGCCTGGACGATGAGGAACTCAACGCCGCGCAGGACAAGCTGCGCAAGGAGGGCGTGCGCGACGGCGCCTGGAGTATCAGCCGCTTCAAGGGCCTGGGCGAGATGAACCCCGAACAGCTTTGGGACACTACCCTCAACCCCGACACCCGGCGCCTGCTGCCCGTGGCTTACGGCAGCCTCTCGCCCACGCAAACCCTGGCCATGTTCGACATGCTGATGGGCAAGGGCGAATCCGCCCAGCGCCGCGCCTGGATCGAGGAAAAAGGCAATCTGGCCGAGTTGGACATCTGA
- the parC gene encoding DNA topoisomerase IV subunit A encodes MTDTNQTDLFAQQQPDEDQAITLGRYAEQAYLDYAVSVVRGRALPDVGDGQKPVQRRILYAMQAMGLAAGAKPVKSARVVGDVLGKYHPHGDQAAYDAMVRMAQNFSLRYPLVDGHGNFGSRDGDNAAAMRYTEARLTPFSKLLLDELDEGTVDFIPNYDGSQQEPQQLPARLPIALLNGASGIAVGMATEMPSHNLGEVAGACVALLRNPRLPDEELHALVPGPDFAGGGQIITPAADIRQIYATGRGSLKARARWQFEEMARGQWQLVVHELPPGASCQKVLEEIEELTNPKIKAGKKSLTPEQQQVKAMMLNLLDAVRDESGKDAAVRLVFEPKTSKVDRDEFVNTLLAQTSMESNVPVNLVCIGIDGRPRQQGLRDILVQWLAFRTDTVTRRTRHRLDKVIDRIHVLEGRMLVYLNVDEVIQTIRESDEPKAALMARFRLSERQAEDILEMRLRQLARLEGIKIEQELSDKRAEQGRLQELLDNPSLMKRLIVKEIESDAKQYGDARRTLIETADRAVLETRVLDEPVTVIVSQKGWLRARQGHGHDATQFAFKQGDEIYGAFECRTTDTLVALASNGRVYSVAVAGLPSARGDGLPVTAMIDLEAGSRIVHMIAAAPDTRWLFATRGGYGFAAALGELFSRNKAGKQFITLETGDAILRPVPLFAGADKLALLSAKGKFLVFGLGEVKVQPGGGRGTILMGLDDKDGLAQAVPIGAGGLRVAGVYRNKPVEDILAGRDLDPYLSKRARKGRLLDVRPKDPVLSPVIS; translated from the coding sequence ATGACCGACACCAACCAAACCGACCTCTTCGCCCAGCAACAACCCGACGAAGACCAAGCCATCACCCTGGGCCGCTACGCCGAACAAGCCTATCTCGACTACGCCGTCTCCGTCGTGCGCGGCCGTGCGCTGCCCGACGTGGGCGACGGCCAGAAGCCGGTCCAGCGCCGCATCCTGTACGCCATGCAGGCCATGGGCCTGGCCGCCGGCGCCAAGCCGGTCAAATCCGCGCGCGTCGTCGGCGACGTCCTGGGTAAATACCATCCCCACGGCGACCAGGCCGCCTACGACGCCATGGTCCGCATGGCGCAGAACTTCTCCCTGCGCTATCCGCTCGTCGACGGCCACGGCAACTTCGGCTCGCGCGACGGCGACAACGCCGCCGCCATGCGCTACACCGAAGCGCGCCTGACGCCCTTCTCCAAGCTGTTGCTCGACGAACTGGACGAAGGCACCGTCGACTTCATCCCCAACTACGACGGCAGCCAGCAGGAGCCGCAGCAGTTGCCCGCCCGCCTGCCCATCGCGCTGCTCAATGGCGCCTCCGGCATCGCCGTGGGCATGGCCACCGAAATGCCCTCGCACAACCTGGGCGAAGTCGCTGGAGCCTGCGTGGCTTTGCTGCGCAATCCCAGGCTGCCTGACGAGGAACTCCATGCCCTGGTGCCGGGGCCCGACTTCGCCGGCGGCGGCCAGATCATCACCCCCGCGGCGGACATCAGGCAGATCTACGCCACCGGCCGCGGCTCGCTCAAGGCGCGTGCACGCTGGCAATTCGAGGAGATGGCGCGTGGTCAATGGCAGTTGGTGGTGCATGAACTGCCGCCCGGCGCCTCGTGCCAGAAAGTGCTGGAAGAGATCGAGGAACTCACCAATCCTAAGATCAAGGCCGGCAAGAAGAGCCTGACGCCCGAGCAGCAGCAGGTCAAGGCCATGATGCTCAATCTGCTGGACGCAGTGCGCGACGAGTCGGGCAAGGACGCCGCCGTGCGCCTGGTCTTCGAGCCCAAGACTTCCAAGGTCGATCGCGACGAGTTCGTCAATACGCTGCTGGCGCAGACCAGCATGGAAAGCAACGTCCCGGTCAACCTGGTGTGCATAGGCATCGATGGCCGGCCGCGGCAGCAGGGCCTGCGCGACATCCTCGTCCAATGGCTGGCCTTTCGCACCGATACCGTCACGCGCCGCACACGCCATCGCCTGGACAAGGTCATCGACCGCATCCATGTGCTCGAAGGCCGCATGCTGGTCTACCTGAACGTCGACGAAGTCATCCAGACCATACGCGAATCGGACGAACCCAAGGCGGCGCTCATGGCGCGCTTTCGTCTTTCCGAGCGTCAGGCCGAGGACATCCTGGAGATGCGCCTGCGTCAGCTGGCGCGCCTGGAAGGCATCAAGATCGAGCAGGAGCTGTCCGACAAGCGCGCGGAGCAGGGCCGCCTGCAGGAGTTACTGGACAATCCGTCGTTGATGAAGCGCCTCATCGTCAAGGAGATCGAATCCGACGCCAAGCAATATGGCGACGCGCGCCGCACACTTATCGAAACCGCCGATCGTGCCGTACTTGAGACCCGCGTACTCGATGAGCCGGTCACAGTGATCGTGTCGCAGAAAGGCTGGCTGCGCGCCCGCCAGGGTCATGGACATGACGCGACGCAATTCGCCTTCAAGCAGGGCGACGAAATCTACGGCGCCTTCGAATGCCGCACCACTGACACGCTCGTGGCCTTGGCCAGCAATGGCCGCGTGTATTCGGTGGCCGTGGCGGGGCTGCCTTCGGCGCGCGGTGACGGCCTGCCCGTCACTGCCATGATCGACCTGGAGGCCGGCTCGCGCATCGTGCACATGATCGCGGCGGCGCCCGACACGCGCTGGCTTTTCGCCACGCGCGGCGGTTACGGCTTTGCCGCTGCTCTTGGCGAACTCTTTAGCCGCAACAAGGCCGGCAAGCAGTTCATCACGCTGGAAACGGGCGATGCCATCCTGCGTCCGGTGCCGCTTTTCGCCGGAGCCGACAAGCTGGCGCTGCTGTCGGCCAAGGGCAAGTTCCTGGTCTTCGGCCTGGGCGAGGTCAAGGTCCAGCCCGGGGGCGGGCGCGGCACCATTCTCATGGGCCTGGACGACAAGGACGGCCTGGCTCAGGCCGTGCCTATCGGTGCGGGCGGCCTGCGCGTGGCGGGCGTCTACCGCAACAAGCCCGTCGAAGATATCCTGGCCGGCAGAGACCTGGACCCGTATCTGAGCAAGCGCGCCCGCAAGGGCCGGCTGCTGGACGTGCGGCCCAAGGACCCGGTGCTGTCGCCGGTCATTTCATAA
- a CDS encoding MOSC domain-containing protein: MAAHIRSLHCYPIKSCAGIDLQSVELTRAGLTHDRRWMLVDATGHFMTQRQLPRMALIRTALDAQSLLLTAPLMEPLRVPLDGSQLADAVENVVVWSATVPARAESTRVNAWFSRFLNRPCRLFKVDIEARRTPNPEWVARWLAAHPDLARQFEGDHVFGFADGYPLLVTNQASLDELNARLDAQGKPPVSMSRFRPNIVVRGEDWMAWDEDHTAFLQAGAAGLALVKPCARCPIPNVDPVTADTGDEPGVTLAALHTRETGVIFGMNAIVAQQRSLTLNIGDPVEISLDF, translated from the coding sequence ATGGCTGCACACATCCGCAGTTTGCACTGTTATCCCATCAAATCCTGCGCCGGCATCGACCTGCAATCGGTCGAACTGACGCGCGCCGGCCTGACGCACGACAGGCGCTGGATGCTGGTCGATGCCACCGGACATTTCATGACGCAGCGGCAGCTGCCGCGCATGGCGCTGATCCGTACGGCGCTCGACGCGCAGTCGCTGTTGTTGACCGCACCGCTGATGGAGCCGCTGCGCGTGCCGCTGGACGGTTCCCAGCTTGCCGACGCCGTAGAGAACGTCGTCGTCTGGAGCGCCACGGTGCCGGCCAGGGCCGAGAGCACGCGCGTCAATGCCTGGTTCAGCCGCTTCCTGAACCGTCCGTGCCGCCTGTTCAAGGTGGATATCGAGGCGCGCCGCACGCCCAATCCCGAATGGGTGGCGCGCTGGCTCGCGGCGCACCCCGATCTGGCCAGGCAGTTCGAGGGCGACCATGTGTTCGGCTTTGCCGATGGCTATCCGCTGCTGGTGACCAACCAGGCGTCGCTGGACGAGCTCAATGCCAGACTGGACGCGCAAGGCAAGCCGCCGGTGTCCATGAGCCGCTTTCGCCCCAATATTGTGGTGCGGGGCGAGGACTGGATGGCCTGGGACGAAGATCACACCGCGTTCCTGCAGGCTGGCGCCGCGGGGCTGGCGCTGGTCAAGCCCTGCGCGCGCTGTCCGATTCCCAACGTGGACCCGGTCACCGCCGATACCGGCGACGAACCCGGCGTGACATTGGCTGCCCTGCACACGCGGGAAACGGGCGTGATCTTCGGCATGAACGCCATCGTGGCGCAGCAGCGGTCCCTCACGCTCAACATCGGCGATCCGGTCGAGATTTCCCTGGATTTCTGA
- a CDS encoding CDP-6-deoxy-delta-3,4-glucoseen reductase: MSFQVTIQSTNHQFPAQPDQSVLDAALAAGLVLPYSCRTGACSTCKGKVVSGEVDAGPYPAQILSPEDLSEGYTLFCQAHAKSDLVISVAEVRMASDIQIRKLPVRVIAIERAAPDVMLLKLQLPASEQFRYYAGQYVEVLMKNGDRRSYSMANAPHAAAQLELHIRHTPGGKFTDHVFGAGQTQMKEREILRLEGPFGSFFLREESDKPIVLLASGTGFAPIKAIVEHMIFKNIRRPAVLYWGGRRPQDFYMDELARSWEAALPGLRYVPVVSDALPEDAWQGRTGFVHQAVMQDFPDLSGHQVYACGAPIVIDSARRDFTAKCGLPAEEFHADSFTSQADLARMAGAQAPGA, translated from the coding sequence ATGAGTTTTCAGGTCACCATACAGTCCACCAACCATCAGTTCCCTGCCCAGCCCGATCAGTCCGTGCTGGACGCGGCGCTCGCCGCCGGATTGGTGCTGCCCTACAGCTGCCGCACCGGTGCATGTTCCACCTGCAAGGGCAAGGTCGTGTCCGGCGAGGTGGACGCGGGACCGTACCCCGCGCAGATCCTCTCGCCCGAGGATTTGTCCGAAGGCTATACGCTGTTCTGCCAGGCCCATGCCAAGTCCGATCTGGTGATCTCCGTCGCCGAGGTGCGCATGGCCTCCGACATCCAGATACGCAAGCTGCCGGTGCGTGTGATCGCGATCGAGCGCGCCGCGCCCGACGTGATGCTGCTCAAGCTGCAACTGCCGGCCTCCGAACAATTCCGCTACTACGCCGGCCAGTACGTCGAAGTCCTCATGAAGAACGGCGATCGGCGCAGCTACTCCATGGCCAACGCGCCGCACGCGGCCGCGCAGCTCGAACTGCACATCCGGCACACGCCCGGCGGCAAGTTCACCGACCATGTGTTCGGTGCCGGCCAGACGCAAATGAAAGAGCGTGAAATCCTGCGCCTGGAAGGCCCTTTCGGTTCCTTCTTTCTGCGCGAGGAAAGCGACAAGCCCATCGTGCTGTTGGCCAGCGGCACGGGTTTCGCACCGATCAAGGCCATCGTCGAACACATGATCTTCAAGAACATCAGGCGTCCCGCCGTGCTGTACTGGGGCGGTCGCCGCCCACAGGATTTCTACATGGACGAACTGGCCAGGTCCTGGGAGGCGGCGCTTCCCGGTTTGCGCTATGTGCCCGTGGTATCCGATGCCTTGCCCGAAGATGCCTGGCAGGGTCGCACGGGCTTCGTGCACCAGGCCGTCATGCAGGATTTCCCCGATCTGTCCGGACACCAGGTCTATGCCTGCGGCGCGCCCATCGTGATCGACTCGGCCCGCCGCGACTTCACCGCGAAATGCGGTCTGCCGGCCGAAGAGTTCCATGCCGATTCCTTCACCTCGCAGGCGGATCTGGCCAGGATGGCCGGCGCCCAGGCCCCCGGGGCCTGA
- a CDS encoding D-amino acid dehydrogenase: MKVAIFGSGIIGVASAWWLRQAGHDVVVIDRCSGPARETSLANGAQISVSYAEPWANPQAPLKLLKWMFHDDSPLLFRPQLDWRQWAWGLAFLRECLPSRLAPNIRAMVRLAEYSRTTLQGMRRELGIEYNHLERGILNFYRDPQEFEGSQRAAGLMRDFGVERRIVSADEVVAIEPALAAHRARIVGGDYTPDDETGDVHLFTVELAKRCEAAGVQFRFDTQVTRLLASGGQVQAAEIIDADGLYGQIKADAYVAALGSHTPHLVRPLGVACNVYPAKGYSATFPVRDPQRTPMVSLTDSSYKVVFSRLGERLRMAGTAELAGYSRDLNTTRCEAMTRLARELFPDALDFENVSYWSGLRPSTPSNVPIIGRTHIPNLFLNTGHGTLGWTMGAGSGRVLADLISGRTPEPDFPFIGL; encoded by the coding sequence ATGAAAGTCGCGATTTTCGGTAGTGGCATCATCGGCGTGGCAAGCGCCTGGTGGCTCAGGCAGGCGGGCCACGACGTGGTGGTAATCGATCGCTGCAGCGGTCCGGCGCGCGAGACCAGCCTGGCCAACGGTGCGCAGATTTCCGTGTCCTATGCCGAACCCTGGGCCAATCCCCAGGCGCCGCTCAAGTTGCTCAAGTGGATGTTCCACGACGATTCGCCGCTGCTGTTTCGCCCGCAGCTGGACTGGCGCCAATGGGCCTGGGGCCTGGCCTTCCTGCGCGAGTGCCTGCCTTCGCGGCTGGCTCCCAACATCCGCGCCATGGTGCGGCTGGCCGAGTACAGCCGCACCACCTTGCAAGGCATGCGCCGCGAGCTGGGTATCGAATACAACCATCTCGAGCGCGGCATCCTCAACTTCTACCGCGATCCGCAGGAGTTCGAGGGCTCGCAGCGCGCCGCCGGCCTGATGCGCGATTTCGGCGTGGAGCGCCGCATCGTCAGCGCCGACGAAGTCGTTGCCATCGAACCGGCCCTGGCGGCGCATCGCGCCCGGATTGTGGGCGGCGATTACACACCCGATGACGAAACCGGCGACGTTCATCTCTTTACCGTCGAACTGGCCAAGCGCTGCGAGGCCGCCGGCGTGCAGTTCCGTTTCGACACCCAGGTCACGCGCCTGCTCGCCTCCGGCGGACAGGTGCAGGCGGCGGAAATCATCGACGCCGATGGCCTCTATGGGCAGATCAAGGCCGATGCCTACGTTGCGGCCCTGGGCAGCCACACGCCGCACCTGGTGCGGCCGCTGGGCGTGGCGTGCAATGTGTATCCGGCCAAGGGCTATTCGGCCACCTTCCCGGTGCGGGACCCGCAGCGCACGCCCATGGTCAGTCTGACCGACAGCAGCTACAAGGTGGTATTCTCGCGCCTTGGCGAGCGCCTGCGCATGGCGGGCACCGCCGAGCTGGCGGGCTACAGCCGCGATCTCAACACCACGCGCTGCGAGGCTATGACCCGGCTTGCACGCGAACTTTTCCCCGACGCGCTCGATTTCGAGAACGTCAGCTACTGGTCGGGCCTGCGCCCGTCCACCCCCTCCAACGTGCCCATCATCGGTCGTACCCACATACCCAACCTGTTCCTCAATACGGGCCACGGTACGCTGGGCTGGACGATGGGCGCCGGTTCCGGACGGGTTCTGGCGGACCTGATCAGCGGTCGCACGCCCGAACCTGATTTTCCCTTCATAGGTCTGTAG
- a CDS encoding extracellular solute-binding protein, with protein MKKSQFPRVLRAWLAGAALAALAPAAAQASTQIQVWHTLTGTNKSEFEKLVKQYNKEQSGVEVNLRAFVSEAELKQAAGVAIRAKQAPNLMELADNHSPEVVAEHAAIKPLYELLAKYPIKDAKWYLPATTSFVHDSRGHLLAFPWMAEIPLMYYNIDDYKKAGLDPNQPARTWADLQNQVLKIRDQARMDCPFATSQDVMVHIENLAPVNNQALTSNENGLAASKVAPTMEFDMLYMRHLSLMVSWVDSQMYPKHSNDRSSDAAFASGECGILLSGSGAMGGFQSTRGLNFGVAPLPYYPQATSSPGRPFVSGAALWATEGHPAGQDKATADFLAWLSKPVIAAQWTQHTGYLPLTEAAFRASDVSYYNRIPGAQAVIASMSGPESATNRGFRLNHYDRIQAVFANALDDAFADKMTPVAALELAAMQAHSLAGGVSAAPHHAPVHHLVARKPVVKKK; from the coding sequence ATGAAGAAATCGCAGTTCCCCCGCGTTTTGCGCGCATGGCTGGCCGGCGCCGCGCTGGCTGCCCTGGCTCCCGCCGCCGCCCAGGCGAGCACTCAGATCCAGGTCTGGCACACGCTCACCGGCACAAACAAGTCCGAGTTCGAGAAGCTCGTCAAGCAATACAACAAAGAGCAGAGCGGGGTCGAGGTGAATCTGCGCGCCTTTGTCTCGGAAGCCGAACTCAAGCAGGCGGCCGGGGTGGCCATTCGCGCCAAGCAGGCCCCCAATCTTATGGAGCTGGCCGACAACCATTCGCCCGAAGTGGTTGCCGAGCATGCCGCCATCAAGCCGCTGTACGAACTGCTGGCCAAGTATCCCATCAAGGATGCCAAGTGGTACCTGCCCGCCACGACGAGCTTCGTGCATGACAGCAGGGGCCATCTGCTGGCCTTCCCCTGGATGGCCGAGATTCCGCTGATGTACTACAACATCGACGACTACAAGAAAGCCGGCCTGGATCCGAACCAGCCCGCGCGCACCTGGGCCGACCTGCAGAACCAGGTCCTCAAGATCCGCGACCAGGCCAGGATGGACTGCCCCTTCGCCACCAGCCAGGACGTGATGGTGCACATCGAGAACCTGGCTCCGGTGAACAACCAGGCGCTCACTAGCAATGAAAACGGGCTGGCCGCCAGCAAGGTTGCGCCGACCATGGAGTTCGACATGCTTTACATGCGCCATCTGTCGCTGATGGTGAGCTGGGTCGACTCGCAGATGTATCCCAAGCACAGCAACGACCGCAGCTCGGACGCTGCTTTCGCCAGCGGCGAGTGCGGCATCCTGTTGAGCGGCTCGGGCGCGATGGGCGGGTTCCAGTCCACACGCGGCCTGAATTTCGGCGTGGCGCCCCTGCCTTATTACCCGCAGGCCACCTCCTCGCCGGGCCGCCCCTTCGTAAGCGGCGCGGCTCTGTGGGCCACCGAAGGCCATCCGGCCGGCCAGGATAAGGCCACGGCCGATTTCCTGGCCTGGTTGTCCAAGCCGGTGATCGCCGCCCAATGGACCCAGCATACGGGCTATCTGCCGCTGACCGAAGCCGCCTTCCGCGCTTCGGACGTGTCGTACTACAACCGTATACCGGGCGCTCAGGCCGTGATCGCGTCCATGAGCGGGCCTGAATCGGCGACCAACCGCGGTTTCCGCCTCAACCACTACGACCGCATCCAGGCCGTGTTCGCCAATGCGCTGGATGATGCCTTCGCTGACAAGATGACGCCGGTGGCCGCGCTGGAACTGGCCGCCATGCAGGCGCACTCCTTGGCTGGCGGTGTGTCGGCCGCGCCCCATCACGCGCCTGTTCACCACCTGGTGGCTAGAAAGCCGGTGGTCAAGAAGAAGTAA